From a single Micromonospora sp. WMMD1102 genomic region:
- a CDS encoding ATP-binding protein produces the protein MDPVRNPYAPGAGQRPPELAGRDRELEVFDIVLERIARGRPERSLVLTGLRGVGKTVLLNTLRSQAITRLWGTGKIEARPDQSIRRPVAAALHMAIRELAPRHRAPDRIDDFLGVLKAFALRSAPTGAGRGAGATRLRDRWQPGIDVPAASGRADSGDIEIDLVELFTDAAEVAADVGTGVAVFLDEMQDLGPEDVSGLCAACHELSQLGAPLIVVGAGLPHLPAVLSAAKSYSERLFRYQRIDRLDRIAADQALCAPAAREQVEYEPKALDLLYEKSGGYPYFVQAYGKATWDSAPRSPVTAADVRVAAPEAETELAVGFFGSRFERATPAEREYMRAMATLSLVEAPEGADGTGGDSTDDGTGGGTGGGSGLRDDMDAAVSTAEIARSLGRKPASLSPARDALIKKGLIYSGERGTVAFTVPHFGRYLRTQPA, from the coding sequence GTGGATCCGGTCCGCAACCCGTACGCGCCGGGCGCCGGCCAGCGCCCGCCCGAACTCGCCGGGCGGGACCGCGAGCTCGAGGTCTTCGACATCGTGCTGGAACGGATCGCCCGCGGTCGCCCGGAACGCAGCCTGGTCCTCACCGGCCTGCGCGGGGTCGGCAAGACCGTCCTACTCAACACGCTCCGGTCCCAGGCGATCACCCGACTCTGGGGCACCGGGAAGATCGAGGCCCGCCCGGACCAGTCGATCCGCCGCCCGGTCGCCGCCGCCCTGCACATGGCGATCCGGGAGCTGGCACCCCGGCACCGGGCACCGGACCGGATCGACGACTTCCTCGGCGTACTCAAGGCGTTCGCGCTGCGCTCGGCGCCGACCGGTGCGGGCCGGGGTGCCGGGGCGACCCGGCTGCGGGACCGCTGGCAACCCGGCATCGACGTACCGGCGGCGAGTGGGCGGGCGGACTCCGGCGACATCGAGATCGACCTCGTCGAACTCTTCACCGACGCGGCCGAGGTCGCCGCCGACGTCGGCACCGGTGTCGCGGTCTTCCTCGACGAGATGCAGGACCTCGGCCCCGAGGACGTCTCCGGGCTCTGCGCGGCCTGCCACGAGCTGTCCCAGCTCGGCGCGCCACTGATCGTGGTCGGCGCCGGGCTGCCGCACCTGCCGGCCGTACTCTCCGCCGCCAAGTCGTACTCGGAGCGGCTCTTCCGTTACCAGCGCATCGACCGGCTGGACCGGATCGCCGCCGACCAGGCGCTCTGCGCCCCGGCCGCCCGGGAGCAGGTCGAGTACGAGCCGAAGGCCCTCGACCTGCTCTACGAGAAGTCCGGCGGCTACCCGTACTTCGTCCAGGCGTACGGGAAGGCGACCTGGGACTCCGCGCCCCGGTCCCCGGTGACCGCCGCCGACGTCCGGGTCGCCGCGCCGGAGGCCGAAACCGAGTTGGCGGTCGGGTTCTTCGGCTCCCGGTTCGAGCGGGCGACTCCGGCGGAACGGGAGTACATGCGGGCGATGGCGACGCTCTCGCTCGTCGAGGCGCCCGAGGGGGCGGACGGCACCGGCGGCGACAGCACCGACGACGGAACGGGCGGCGGAACGGGCGGCGGCAGCGGACTCCGGGACGACATGGACGCGGCCGTCTCCACCGCCGAGATCGCCCGCTCGCTCGGGCGCAAGCCGGCCAGCCTCTCGCCGGCCCGGGACGCCCTGATCAAGAAGGGGCTGATCTACTCCGGCGAGCGCGGCACGGTGGCCTTCACCGTCCCGCACTTCGGCCGGTACCTGCGAACCCAGCCGGCCTGA
- a CDS encoding N-acetyltransferase yields MTTVRLRAEGPADAVAIRQLVAEAFASPDHRLPVEVRLVEALRGSDAWLPELSMVAEVDGELVGYALLSRVEVWPGAVPALALGPVAVRPGRQRRGYGQDVVRAALDAAAELGERLVVVLGNPAYYRRFGFAPAARFGLTSPWSGLGDPWQALVLPSVDGSDDPVRAGEVTFPAPWSQL; encoded by the coding sequence GTGACGACCGTGCGTCTCCGCGCAGAGGGCCCCGCCGACGCCGTGGCGATCCGTCAACTGGTGGCCGAGGCGTTCGCCAGCCCGGACCACCGGCTGCCCGTGGAGGTACGCCTCGTCGAGGCGCTGCGGGGCAGCGACGCCTGGTTGCCCGAGCTGTCCATGGTGGCCGAGGTCGACGGCGAACTGGTCGGCTACGCCCTGCTCAGCCGGGTCGAGGTCTGGCCGGGTGCGGTACCGGCGCTGGCGCTCGGCCCGGTGGCGGTGCGTCCCGGGCGACAGCGTCGCGGCTACGGACAGGACGTCGTCCGCGCCGCCCTGGACGCCGCCGCCGAACTCGGCGAGCGCCTGGTCGTGGTGCTCGGCAACCCCGCCTACTACCGCCGCTTCGGGTTCGCCCCGGCGGCCCGGTTCGGGTTGACGAGCCCGTGGTCGGGGCTTGGCGATCCGTGGCAGGCACTGGTGCTGCCCTCGGTGGACGGCTCCGACGATCCGGTGCGGGCCGGCGAGGTGACCTTCCCGGCGCCCTGGTCCCAGCTGTGA
- a CDS encoding DoxX family membrane protein, with protein sequence MKPVRTVARTLLSTIFVVNGARAVANPELHVDRAKRVTGKVTPLLQGVHEGIPTDPTSLVRAHGAAQLLGGLLLATGHFTRPAAALLAGTLVPTTLAGHPFWEHEDPAERRLHQIHFMKNLGLMGGLLLAAADTQGRPSLGWRTSHAVHGGRRRVRRAVRSARRDARIAVRSAAAARKLPG encoded by the coding sequence ATGAAACCCGTACGCACCGTGGCCCGCACCCTGTTGAGCACGATCTTCGTGGTCAACGGCGCCCGCGCCGTGGCCAATCCCGAACTGCACGTGGACCGGGCGAAGCGGGTGACGGGCAAGGTCACCCCGCTGTTGCAGGGCGTCCACGAGGGAATTCCGACCGATCCGACGAGTCTGGTCCGGGCCCACGGCGCCGCCCAGCTCCTCGGCGGACTGCTGCTGGCGACCGGGCACTTCACCCGGCCGGCCGCGGCGCTGCTGGCCGGCACGCTGGTGCCGACCACGCTGGCCGGGCACCCGTTCTGGGAGCACGAGGATCCGGCGGAACGGCGGTTGCACCAGATCCACTTCATGAAGAACCTCGGGCTGATGGGTGGCCTGCTGCTCGCGGCCGCCGACACGCAGGGCCGGCCCAGCCTCGGCTGGCGGACCAGTCACGCGGTGCACGGCGGCCGTCGACGGGTACGCCGGGCGGTCCGGTCCGCCCGTCGCGACGCACGGATCGCCGTACGTTCCGCGGCGGCAGCCCGTAAGCTTCCGGGCTGA
- a CDS encoding glycosyltransferase 87 family protein — protein sequence MPATVERRLGRLASARRFARGIDRRAVVRIGIVAVVCYAAWLAIGTFGRPYNFFDMKIYHGAVVWWAGGHELYDFIAPRTTLGFTYPPFAGLVMLPMASIPLGLAGWVNIVASVATLAVVLAALLKPITDRLGWSLWFTLGLAVPMAVAIEPARETLGYGQVNLLLFGLVLADLVALRWRARRGSRVGAGDGPLRRLFFSGVWAGVGIGLASSIKLTPALFIVYLLITRQWRAAMTAVGTAIAVTVGTFAIAGRESTTYFMSVLWQTERVGAADMTPNQSLAGVLARLYDSIETPTLLWLAFAMLLLALGLSRASHSHADGDELTAFTLVGLTTNVISPISWSHHLVWVIPAILVLADAASRRRTASRGPRHPLSSPGAGPAAMTGLRAPIWFPTLTGLRHGGAAIGLYLLFLISPIWPYEHQLPEVSHYQDGFFGALMENSLALAIILLVAALPWRPGAEPAFYAEHARFDRSRSDRRLANQR from the coding sequence ATGCCGGCGACCGTCGAAAGACGGCTAGGCCGCCTCGCCTCAGCCCGCCGCTTTGCTCGTGGAATCGACCGTCGAGCAGTCGTACGGATCGGCATAGTCGCCGTCGTCTGCTACGCCGCCTGGCTCGCCATCGGCACCTTCGGACGGCCGTACAACTTCTTCGACATGAAGATCTACCACGGTGCGGTGGTCTGGTGGGCGGGCGGACACGAGCTCTACGACTTCATCGCGCCCAGGACCACCCTCGGCTTCACCTACCCGCCCTTCGCCGGCCTGGTCATGCTGCCGATGGCGAGCATCCCGCTCGGCCTGGCCGGCTGGGTCAACATCGTGGCCAGCGTCGCGACCCTGGCGGTCGTACTCGCCGCGCTGCTCAAACCGATCACCGACCGGCTCGGCTGGTCGCTCTGGTTCACCCTCGGTCTCGCCGTGCCGATGGCGGTCGCCATCGAGCCGGCCCGGGAGACGCTCGGCTACGGTCAGGTCAACCTGCTGCTGTTCGGCCTCGTCCTGGCCGACCTGGTGGCGTTGCGCTGGCGGGCCCGGCGCGGCAGCCGGGTCGGCGCCGGTGACGGCCCGCTGCGCCGGCTCTTCTTCAGCGGCGTCTGGGCCGGGGTCGGGATCGGCCTGGCCAGCTCCATCAAGCTCACCCCCGCGCTCTTCATCGTCTACCTGCTGATCACCCGGCAGTGGCGGGCCGCGATGACCGCGGTGGGCACCGCGATCGCGGTTACCGTCGGCACCTTCGCGATCGCCGGCCGCGAGTCGACCACCTACTTCATGTCGGTGCTCTGGCAGACCGAGCGGGTGGGCGCCGCCGACATGACGCCGAACCAGTCGCTGGCCGGGGTGCTCGCCCGGCTGTACGACTCGATCGAGACCCCCACCCTGCTCTGGCTCGCGTTCGCGATGCTGCTGCTGGCGCTCGGGCTCTCCCGCGCCTCGCACTCGCACGCCGACGGCGACGAGCTGACCGCCTTCACCCTGGTCGGGCTCACCACCAACGTGATCAGCCCGATCTCCTGGTCGCACCACCTGGTCTGGGTCATCCCGGCGATCCTGGTCCTGGCCGACGCGGCGAGCCGACGCCGGACGGCCAGCCGGGGGCCACGGCACCCGCTGTCGAGTCCCGGCGCGGGCCCGGCCGCGATGACCGGGCTGCGTGCCCCGATCTGGTTCCCGACCCTGACCGGCCTGCGGCACGGCGGGGCGGCGATCGGGCTCTACCTGCTCTTCCTGATCTCGCCAATCTGGCCGTACGAGCACCAGCTGCCGGAGGTGTCGCACTACCAGGACGGCTTCTTCGGTGCCCTGATGGAGAACTCGCTGGCCCTGGCGATCATCCTGCTGGTCGCCGCGCTGCCGTGGCGGCCCGGTGCCGAGCCGGCGTTCTACGCCGAACACGCCCGGTTCGACCGCTCCCGGTCCGACCGCCGGCTCGCCAACCAGCGCTAG
- a CDS encoding molybdenum cofactor biosynthesis protein MoaE produces MSVRSEHAVDPGAVPVPSGARVHTAVGTDPLDVAVHESLVAADAAGAVVSFQGVVRDHDHGRSVLRLEYEGHPSAADVLREVAAEIAADPDVHAVAVSHRIGPLEIGDVALVAAVSTAHRAAAFAACARLVDEVKARLPVWKRQLFADGTEEWVNCP; encoded by the coding sequence ATGAGCGTACGTAGCGAGCACGCCGTCGACCCCGGAGCCGTGCCCGTGCCGTCCGGCGCCCGGGTGCACACCGCTGTCGGCACCGACCCGCTGGACGTGGCCGTCCACGAGTCCCTGGTCGCCGCCGACGCCGCCGGGGCGGTGGTCTCGTTCCAGGGCGTGGTACGCGACCACGACCACGGCCGGTCGGTGCTCCGGCTGGAGTACGAGGGCCACCCGAGCGCCGCCGACGTGCTCCGGGAGGTGGCCGCCGAGATCGCGGCCGATCCGGACGTGCACGCGGTGGCGGTCTCGCACCGGATCGGGCCGCTGGAGATCGGCGACGTGGCCCTGGTCGCGGCGGTGAGCACGGCGCACCGGGCGGCGGCCTTCGCGGCCTGCGCCCGGCTGGTCGACGAGGTCAAGGCCCGGTTGCCGGTATGGAAGCGGCAGCTCTTCGCCGACGGCACCGAGGAGTGGGTGAACTGCCCCTGA